The following coding sequences are from one Oceanidesulfovibrio indonesiensis window:
- the dtd gene encoding D-aminoacyl-tRNA deacylase, translating to MRIVAQRVKKAKVTVDEEIVGRIGTGILALVGFGVGDGTDLPETKAWNSLLSKLLDLRIFPDDDSKLNLSLRDVRGGLLLVSQFTLYADCRKGRRPSFTGAAPPDVASLLFDRFVDDARAAYPAGVVEQGVFAAAMDVELVNWGPVTITLDGADFA from the coding sequence ATGAGGATTGTGGCTCAGCGGGTCAAAAAGGCAAAGGTGACTGTGGATGAAGAGATCGTGGGCAGAATCGGCACCGGCATCCTCGCTCTTGTAGGCTTCGGCGTCGGAGACGGTACGGACCTGCCGGAGACGAAAGCCTGGAACAGCCTGCTCTCAAAGCTGCTCGATCTGCGCATCTTCCCGGACGACGACAGCAAGCTCAACCTGAGCCTGCGTGACGTGCGCGGCGGCTTGCTGCTCGTCTCCCAGTTCACCCTGTACGCGGATTGCCGCAAGGGGCGCCGGCCTTCCTTCACTGGCGCGGCCCCTCCGGATGTGGCTTCCTTGCTTTTCGATCGTTTCGTGGATGACGCCCGGGCGGCGTATCCTGCCGGCGTGGTCGAGCAAGGCGTGTTCGCCGCGGCCATGGACGTGGAACTCGTGAACTGGGGACCGGTGACCATAACCCTGGACGGCGCAGACTTCGCATGA
- a CDS encoding GntR family transcriptional regulator has translation MALERESGLPLWRQVHGILLKEINGGVYRPGERLPSESSLSRRFRVARHTIRRALRSLQEAGVVRTERGRGSIIRDEV, from the coding sequence ATGGCACTCGAACGGGAGAGCGGCCTGCCGTTATGGCGGCAGGTCCATGGCATCCTTCTCAAGGAGATCAACGGCGGCGTGTATCGGCCGGGCGAGCGGCTTCCTTCGGAAAGCTCGTTGTCCCGGCGCTTCCGCGTGGCTCGCCACACCATCCGCCGGGCGCTCCGGTCTCTGCAGGAGGCCGGCGTCGTGCGCACGGAGCGCGGTCGCGGCTCGATCATCCGGGACGAGGTCTGA
- the gnd gene encoding phosphogluconate dehydrogenase (NAD(+)-dependent, decarboxylating) — MQIAMVGLGRMGSNMAARLLRKGHQVVAYNRTFEKTEALVMEEGGYAARSLEEVAEQLDAPRAVWLMLPAGGVVDQHVDSFLEILEPGDVLIDGGNTHYRDDPGRHDRARAKSVRYLDVGVSGGVWGLTEGYSLMIGGPRDAFEQLEPVLRDLAPEKGYLYCGSRPGAGHFVKMVHNGIEYALMQAYAEGFNILEHSDYADELDYADVCEMWNHGSVIRSWLLELAGNAFRESPRLEGIQAWVSDSGEGRWTVQQAVDTAVPAPVITLSLMERFRSREESSFADRLLASLRNQFGGHAVKSTE, encoded by the coding sequence ATGCAGATAGCGATGGTCGGCCTCGGCAGGATGGGCAGCAACATGGCTGCGCGGCTCCTGCGCAAGGGGCATCAGGTGGTGGCCTACAACCGCACATTCGAGAAGACCGAGGCCCTGGTCATGGAGGAGGGCGGCTATGCGGCGCGGTCCCTTGAGGAGGTCGCGGAACAGCTGGACGCGCCGCGCGCGGTCTGGCTCATGCTGCCGGCCGGCGGCGTGGTGGACCAGCACGTGGACAGCTTTCTGGAGATACTCGAACCCGGCGACGTGCTCATCGACGGCGGCAACACCCATTACCGCGACGATCCCGGCCGCCACGACAGGGCTCGGGCCAAAAGCGTGCGCTATCTGGACGTAGGCGTGTCCGGCGGCGTGTGGGGCCTCACCGAGGGCTACAGCCTCATGATAGGCGGGCCGCGCGATGCCTTCGAACAGCTGGAGCCCGTCCTGCGGGATCTCGCCCCGGAGAAGGGCTACTTGTACTGCGGCTCCCGGCCCGGCGCCGGCCATTTCGTCAAGATGGTGCACAACGGCATCGAGTATGCGCTCATGCAGGCCTATGCCGAGGGGTTCAACATCCTGGAGCATTCCGACTACGCCGATGAACTGGATTACGCCGATGTCTGCGAGATGTGGAACCACGGCAGCGTCATCCGTTCCTGGCTGCTGGAACTCGCCGGCAACGCGTTCCGGGAAAGCCCAAGGCTCGAAGGCATACAGGCATGGGTCAGCGATTCCGGCGAAGGCCGCTGGACGGTGCAGCAGGCCGTGGACACGGCCGTGCCCGCACCGGTCATCACGTTATCGCTCATGGAACGGTTCCGCTCCCGCGAGGAGTCGAGCTTTGCCGATCGCCTGCTCGCATCCCTGCGCAACCAGTTCGGCGGCCATGCCGTGAAAAGCACGGAGTGA
- the zwf gene encoding glucose-6-phosphate dehydrogenase codes for MHDSTTTHAVTSSAQPTAGKGCDGKLQLTPCAIVIFGATGDLTSRKLFPALYNLYAYDRLPEGFVIVGTGRSEHSEDSFREKMRESLEEHVPDYDRDLWRQMVPRLFYSQLDYDDVDGYRGLKERLEEIDASEEVRGATQGNRLFYLAVPPTLYKTIAGKLGEAGLAAHEQEKGWSRIVVEKPFGHDLASARELDATLHRSFAEDQIFRIDHYLAKETVQNILMFRFANAIFEPVWNRNFIDYVSIIAAEDLGVGHRSGYYDKAGVLRDMFQNHMMQLLALSAMSPPSRFHADRVRDEKSRTYRSLRPFNVPGEFKDLVLGQYEAGEVNGKRVPGYREEPNIPEASSTPTFAMLRVYLDSWRWQGVPFYLTSGKRLTRKISRIVVRFKEVPHSMLRGVVDQAIEQNRLFMGIYPDEVIHMYFMAKKPAPQLCLQPVIMHYGFEDSGGAPKLEAYEKVLLDCIMGDQMLFWRQDGVELTWGFLTPILEMCEECGELEQHLHRYPAGSWGPEQACDLHPGYYEDVITKTS; via the coding sequence ATGCACGACAGCACCACCACGCATGCAGTCACCAGCTCGGCGCAGCCAACAGCCGGCAAAGGATGCGACGGCAAACTGCAACTCACGCCATGCGCCATTGTCATCTTCGGCGCCACCGGCGATCTCACCTCCCGCAAGCTCTTTCCGGCGCTGTACAATCTCTATGCGTACGACCGCCTGCCCGAGGGCTTCGTCATCGTGGGCACCGGACGATCGGAGCACAGCGAAGACTCCTTCCGGGAGAAAATGCGCGAATCACTGGAAGAGCACGTACCGGACTACGACCGCGATCTCTGGCGGCAGATGGTCCCGCGCCTGTTTTATTCTCAGCTCGATTACGATGATGTGGACGGATACCGGGGCTTGAAAGAACGCCTGGAGGAGATAGACGCGAGCGAGGAAGTGCGCGGCGCCACGCAGGGCAACAGGTTATTCTACCTGGCCGTGCCGCCCACGCTCTACAAGACCATTGCGGGCAAGCTCGGCGAGGCCGGTCTGGCCGCGCACGAGCAGGAGAAGGGATGGTCGCGCATTGTCGTCGAGAAACCCTTTGGTCATGACCTCGCCTCTGCGCGCGAGCTGGACGCCACGCTGCACAGGAGTTTCGCCGAAGATCAGATCTTCCGGATCGACCACTACCTGGCCAAGGAGACTGTGCAGAACATTCTTATGTTCCGCTTCGCCAACGCGATCTTCGAGCCGGTGTGGAACCGCAACTTCATTGACTACGTCTCCATAATAGCGGCGGAAGACCTGGGCGTGGGCCACCGCTCCGGCTACTACGACAAGGCCGGCGTGCTGCGCGACATGTTCCAGAACCACATGATGCAACTGCTCGCGCTCTCGGCAATGAGTCCGCCGTCCCGCTTCCACGCGGACCGTGTGCGGGACGAGAAAAGCCGTACGTACCGGAGCCTGCGGCCCTTCAATGTGCCTGGCGAGTTCAAGGACCTGGTGCTCGGCCAATACGAGGCCGGCGAGGTGAACGGCAAGCGTGTTCCCGGCTATCGCGAGGAACCGAACATCCCTGAGGCCTCATCCACGCCCACGTTCGCCATGCTGCGAGTGTACCTGGACAGCTGGCGCTGGCAGGGCGTGCCCTTCTATCTCACCTCCGGCAAGCGCCTCACAAGGAAGATTTCACGCATCGTGGTGCGGTTCAAGGAGGTCCCGCACTCCATGCTGCGCGGTGTGGTGGACCAGGCCATCGAGCAGAACCGGCTGTTCATGGGCATCTATCCGGACGAGGTCATCCATATGTACTTCATGGCCAAGAAGCCGGCGCCGCAGCTGTGCCTGCAGCCGGTCATAATGCATTACGGCTTCGAGGATTCCGGCGGCGCTCCCAAGCTCGAAGCGTATGAAAAGGTCCTGCTCGACTGCATCATGGGCGACCAGATGCTTTTCTGGCGGCAGGACGGCGTGGAGCTCACCTGGGGGTTCCTCACGCCCATCCTGGAGATGTGCGAAGAATGCGGCGAGCTGGAGCAGCACCTTCACCGATACCCGGCCGGAAGCTGGGGGCCGGAGCAGGCCTGCGACCTGCACCCCGGCTATTACGAGGACGTGATCACGAAAACCTCTTAG
- a CDS encoding transketolase — MADIPTLRKLTTLMRYHILAATTKAGSGHPTSSLSGVELVTALMFARGRSGAPFFRFRLKEPSFPNNDRLIFSKGHASPLFYAAWAAAGGLDWKDMLTYRKFDSPLEGHPTRRFPYTEAATGSLGQGLSIGVGMAMNGKYLDTLPYRTFVLLGDSEMAEGSQWEAIQLAAHYELHNLVGILDVNRLGQRGETMYGHDIGAYAERVESFGWQVAMVEDGQDIEEVIDIYEKILAISDRPLMIVARTRKGAGVSAVEDKDGWHGKPLPQDGFEKAVQEMGGEPEPFTLELAEPEDVPLPERKRTQPQPFSYSQGEKVATRQAYGNALKRLGPALPDIVALDAEVSNSTKAEAMKESAPERFFEMYIAEQNMVGTALGMFLRGRTVCVSSFAAFLERACDQIRMARYSDATMLIAGSHAGVSIGEDGPSQMGLEDIAFFRTIVDSAVLYPADAVAAERLVEAALEHEGISYLRTTRAKTPVIYANDEPFPLGGSKVLRRSAADEATIVAAGITLHEALAAADALAERGVPVRVVDLYSVKPVDADTLLAAARETGRIITVEDHAPAGGIGEAVMSAIAADPCPVHVLAVDKKPRSGTPAELLAFEGIDKDAIVEHVLRVVG, encoded by the coding sequence ATGGCCGACATTCCAACGCTCAGGAAACTCACGACGCTCATGCGTTACCATATCCTGGCTGCGACAACGAAGGCCGGCTCCGGCCATCCCACCTCGTCGCTCTCCGGCGTTGAGCTCGTCACCGCGCTCATGTTCGCGCGCGGCAGATCAGGAGCGCCCTTTTTCCGCTTTCGCCTGAAGGAACCGTCTTTCCCGAACAATGATCGCCTCATCTTCTCCAAAGGGCACGCCTCCCCGCTGTTCTACGCCGCCTGGGCCGCGGCCGGCGGTCTGGACTGGAAGGACATGCTGACCTACCGCAAGTTCGACAGCCCGCTGGAAGGCCACCCGACCCGGCGGTTCCCGTACACCGAGGCCGCCACCGGCTCCCTCGGCCAGGGGCTTTCCATCGGCGTGGGCATGGCCATGAATGGCAAGTACCTGGATACGCTGCCATACCGCACCTTCGTGTTGCTGGGCGACAGCGAAATGGCCGAGGGCTCTCAATGGGAAGCCATTCAGCTGGCCGCGCACTACGAGCTCCACAACCTCGTGGGCATCCTGGACGTGAACCGGCTGGGCCAGCGCGGGGAGACCATGTACGGACATGACATCGGCGCCTACGCGGAACGTGTGGAATCCTTCGGCTGGCAGGTGGCAATGGTGGAAGACGGGCAGGATATCGAGGAAGTCATCGACATCTATGAAAAGATTCTGGCCATCAGCGACCGTCCGCTTATGATTGTCGCGCGGACCAGAAAAGGCGCGGGCGTCTCCGCCGTGGAGGACAAGGACGGCTGGCATGGCAAGCCCCTGCCCCAGGATGGGTTCGAGAAAGCCGTGCAGGAGATGGGCGGCGAGCCGGAGCCGTTCACCCTGGAGCTGGCAGAACCCGAGGACGTGCCCCTGCCGGAGCGGAAACGGACGCAGCCGCAACCGTTCAGCTACAGCCAGGGCGAAAAGGTCGCCACCCGCCAGGCATACGGCAACGCCCTCAAACGTCTCGGACCGGCATTGCCGGATATCGTGGCGCTGGATGCCGAGGTCTCCAACTCCACCAAGGCGGAAGCGATGAAAGAGTCAGCGCCGGAGCGCTTCTTTGAAATGTACATCGCCGAGCAGAACATGGTGGGCACTGCGCTGGGCATGTTCCTGCGCGGCCGCACGGTCTGCGTTTCGTCTTTCGCCGCATTCCTGGAGCGCGCCTGCGACCAGATACGCATGGCTCGCTACTCGGATGCCACGATGCTTATCGCCGGCTCCCACGCCGGCGTGTCCATCGGCGAGGATGGGCCGTCGCAGATGGGTCTCGAAGACATCGCTTTTTTCCGAACCATAGTGGACAGCGCGGTGCTCTACCCGGCGGACGCCGTGGCCGCGGAACGGCTTGTGGAGGCGGCGCTGGAGCACGAGGGCATAAGTTATCTGCGCACCACCCGCGCCAAGACGCCCGTGATCTATGCGAATGACGAGCCGTTCCCCCTGGGCGGCTCCAAGGTGCTGCGCAGGAGTGCGGCGGACGAAGCCACCATCGTGGCGGCAGGCATCACCTTGCATGAGGCCCTGGCCGCGGCAGACGCCCTTGCCGAACGGGGCGTGCCGGTGCGGGTGGTGGACCTCTACTCCGTGAAGCCGGTGGATGCCGACACGCTCCTCGCCGCGGCGCGTGAAACCGGCCGCATCATCACCGTGGAGGATCACGCCCCGGCCGGCGGCATAGGCGAGGCGGTCATGTCGGCCATAGCCGCAGACCCTTGCCCGGTGCACGTTCTGGCCGTAGACAAGAAACCCAGAAGCGGCACGCCGGCCGAACTGCTCGCCTTCGAAGGCATCGACAAGGACGCCATCGTGGAGCACGTCTTGCGGGTCGTCGGCTGA
- a CDS encoding transaldolase family protein, with protein sequence MRRKGLATKIFIDGGDPDETRAIKESLGFLDGQTTNPSFVSKNPEAQKKMDRGETFSEPELLEFYKGIVQDISGLIPDGSVSIEVYADENTTAEEMLEQGREMFSWIPNAHIKLPTSHEGIRAAEQAVKEGMRINMTLCFSLPQAAAVYSATRGATRGQVFISPFVGRLDDRGEDGMSFIANLLKLYRKGDGHVMVLAASLRHEGHLMESLHLGADIITAKLETLDEWARKGAPLPGEAYSYDAGDLKPLPYEELDLDADWKSFDLSHELTTQGMEKFTKDWNKLLGK encoded by the coding sequence ATGCGACGCAAAGGACTGGCAACAAAAATATTCATCGATGGTGGCGACCCGGATGAAACCCGCGCCATCAAGGAATCCCTCGGCTTCCTCGACGGACAGACCACCAACCCGAGCTTCGTCTCCAAGAACCCGGAGGCCCAGAAAAAGATGGACCGCGGGGAGACCTTCTCCGAGCCTGAACTGCTGGAGTTCTACAAGGGCATCGTGCAGGATATTTCCGGATTGATACCGGATGGTTCCGTGTCCATCGAGGTCTATGCGGACGAGAACACCACGGCAGAGGAGATGCTGGAGCAGGGCCGGGAGATGTTCAGCTGGATTCCCAATGCGCACATCAAGCTGCCCACCTCGCACGAGGGCATCCGCGCTGCCGAGCAGGCCGTAAAAGAGGGCATGCGCATCAACATGACCCTGTGTTTCAGCCTGCCGCAGGCCGCCGCCGTATACAGCGCCACGCGCGGGGCAACGCGGGGGCAGGTCTTCATTTCGCCGTTCGTGGGCCGGCTGGACGATCGCGGCGAGGACGGCATGAGTTTCATTGCCAACCTGCTGAAGTTATATCGGAAGGGCGACGGCCATGTGATGGTGCTGGCGGCCAGCCTGCGCCACGAAGGCCACCTCATGGAGTCTCTCCACCTCGGGGCGGATATCATCACGGCCAAGCTGGAGACTCTGGACGAATGGGCCAGGAAGGGCGCGCCCCTGCCCGGCGAAGCGTACAGCTACGACGCCGGCGATTTGAAACCATTGCCGTATGAGGAACTGGACCTGGACGCGGACTGGAAAAGCTTCGACCTCTCCCACGAACTCACCACGCAGGGCATGGAGAAGTTCACCAAGGACTGGAACAAGTTGTTGGGGAAATGA
- a CDS encoding glycosyltransferase family protein: MNERPARLSIRDELGRTRTLSGHPGQFDYVPPAAPGPEHSDTPGVIFGLGPSPASAIGILKHHLHGVGPIRYVDAPAFMAQMGSDWSRTIPLGISALPWPGADPSADVPAELMELLRSAAILIYKSGVRHFPSFWAPVLAALRLARARTFESRPIPGSATRSIRGHLCVMLPGSERELLREELAHGFADAGCRVVRRDIPAAHEPAAAAALVVDHRPDIFFSVNFRGLDPLGEAFHILRRAGAQVAVWLVDNPFHQLSGLESPFWRDTALFVTDASFIEPLKAYGAADVHHLPLAAWPERFAPQRAGAARNDNAALPVPAETLSNETIFVGRSSFPGKHSFFSGVRIAPDLLGEARAMLDRGERPDFFWWTETLGVEPFWPGKAVRAAGLGAEESGLTLRTAAVTAAASHGPTRVFGDEAWQQLLPASPNLALSSSVDYYGPLASIYAHARCVLGATSLLLPAGLTQRHFDVWTAGGLLLSDATPGLDIFPRELTGPITYAAPADIPAALDRLASDPAATRALKEAWRAVILESHTYTHRARTVLEAMGKGQG; encoded by the coding sequence ATGAATGAACGACCGGCACGGCTCAGCATACGCGACGAACTCGGCCGCACCAGAACTCTCTCCGGCCATCCGGGACAGTTCGACTACGTTCCGCCGGCTGCGCCCGGTCCCGAGCACTCCGACACCCCGGGCGTCATCTTCGGTCTGGGACCATCGCCCGCATCCGCCATCGGCATTCTCAAGCACCACCTGCACGGCGTCGGCCCCATCCGCTATGTGGATGCTCCGGCGTTCATGGCGCAGATGGGCTCGGACTGGTCGCGCACTATCCCCCTGGGCATATCCGCCCTGCCCTGGCCCGGGGCGGATCCGTCGGCAGACGTCCCGGCCGAGCTTATGGAGCTTCTGCGCAGCGCCGCCATCCTTATATATAAGAGCGGAGTCAGGCATTTTCCGTCTTTCTGGGCGCCGGTTCTCGCCGCGCTTCGGCTCGCCAGGGCCAGAACTTTTGAAAGCCGCCCAATACCAGGCAGCGCGACACGCTCCATCAGAGGGCACCTTTGCGTCATGCTGCCCGGCTCGGAACGCGAACTCCTGCGCGAGGAGCTGGCCCACGGCTTTGCCGACGCCGGGTGCCGCGTGGTGCGGCGCGATATTCCGGCAGCCCACGAACCGGCCGCCGCGGCCGCCCTCGTTGTCGATCACCGGCCGGATATTTTCTTCAGCGTGAACTTCCGCGGGCTCGATCCGCTGGGCGAAGCGTTCCATATTCTGCGCCGCGCCGGCGCGCAGGTCGCGGTGTGGCTTGTGGACAACCCCTTCCACCAGCTCTCCGGCCTCGAATCACCTTTCTGGCGGGATACCGCTCTGTTCGTTACGGACGCGTCGTTCATCGAACCGCTCAAAGCATACGGCGCCGCGGATGTGCACCATCTGCCGCTTGCCGCCTGGCCGGAGCGATTTGCCCCGCAACGGGCCGGCGCAGCCCGGAACGACAACGCCGCGCTGCCCGTGCCGGCGGAGACGCTGTCCAATGAGACGATTTTTGTTGGTCGATCATCCTTTCCGGGAAAACACAGCTTCTTTTCCGGTGTGCGGATTGCGCCGGATCTTTTGGGCGAGGCCCGCGCCATGCTCGACCGAGGCGAACGGCCCGACTTCTTCTGGTGGACGGAAACGCTCGGGGTGGAACCCTTCTGGCCGGGCAAGGCTGTCCGCGCGGCCGGCCTCGGGGCCGAGGAATCAGGGCTGACGCTGCGCACCGCCGCCGTGACAGCTGCGGCCAGCCACGGCCCCACCAGGGTGTTCGGAGACGAGGCGTGGCAACAGCTCCTGCCCGCCTCACCCAACCTCGCCTTGTCCAGTTCCGTGGACTATTACGGTCCGCTCGCCTCCATCTACGCCCACGCCCGCTGTGTGCTCGGGGCAACGAGTCTTTTGCTGCCGGCCGGACTCACCCAGCGGCACTTCGACGTATGGACCGCTGGCGGACTCCTGCTTTCTGACGCCACGCCAGGCCTGGATATCTTCCCCCGTGAGCTCACCGGCCCCATCACCTATGCCGCTCCAGCGGATATCCCTGCCGCCCTGGACCGGCTGGCCAGCGACCCCGCCGCCACCCGCGCCCTGAAAGAGGCGTGGCGCGCGGTCATTCTGGAATCCCACACGTACACGCACCGCGCACGGACTGTGCTTGAGGCGATGGGGAAGGGGCAGGGATAG
- a CDS encoding RlmE family RNA methyltransferase: MKKYRDHYFKRAKQESYPARSVYKLKEMDKRFGLLKPGMKALDLGAAPGSWTLYAAERVGSKGIVVGVDLQETDTKFPEQVRFFVDDVFEPRAGFRNALEEVAPFDIVLSDMAPKTTGNKFTDQARSANLVEEALALVQACLINGGNFVVKIFMGPDADAYRRELMQHFRSVKTFKPKSSRSESKEIFYVGLGFKGGRGAQGAPGS, encoded by the coding sequence ATGAAAAAATATCGCGACCATTATTTCAAGCGCGCCAAGCAGGAAAGCTATCCGGCGCGTTCCGTGTACAAGCTCAAGGAGATGGACAAGCGCTTCGGTCTGCTCAAGCCGGGCATGAAGGCGCTGGACCTCGGGGCGGCGCCCGGTTCCTGGACACTGTACGCCGCGGAGCGCGTGGGGAGCAAGGGCATTGTCGTGGGCGTGGATCTGCAGGAGACGGACACGAAGTTTCCGGAGCAGGTTCGCTTTTTCGTGGACGATGTATTCGAGCCGCGAGCCGGATTCCGCAACGCGCTCGAAGAAGTCGCGCCGTTCGATATCGTCTTGAGCGATATGGCGCCAAAGACCACGGGAAACAAGTTTACGGATCAGGCGCGTTCCGCCAATCTGGTCGAGGAGGCCCTTGCCTTGGTGCAAGCATGCCTGATAAATGGCGGCAACTTCGTGGTCAAGATTTTCATGGGGCCGGATGCGGACGCCTACCGCCGCGAGCTTATGCAGCATTTCCGCTCCGTGAAGACGTTCAAACCGAAAAGTTCTCGCAGCGAAAGCAAAGAGATATTTTACGTCGGTCTCGGTTTCAAAGGCGGCCGCGGCGCGCAGGGCGCGCCTGGTTCCTGA
- a CDS encoding YebC/PmpR family DNA-binding transcriptional regulator, producing the protein MAGHSKWKNIMHRKGRQDAKKGKQFTKAAKEIIIAARAGGGDPDMNPRLRAAIAAAKQVNLPKDKIDNAIKKGTGEIEGENYEEVTYEGYGPGGVALLVECATDNRNRTVSEVRHAFTKHGGNLGENGSVSWMFDRKGVFTFPKDRFGEVQLMEVGLEAGAEDVVDDGDAWTVHSAPEDFETLREAFEEAGLIPENAETSMVPQTTVDVDADNSRKLMKLIDMLDELDDVQNVHGNFDISDEVMAEMEG; encoded by the coding sequence ATGGCAGGACACAGCAAGTGGAAGAACATCATGCATCGCAAGGGCCGCCAGGATGCCAAGAAAGGCAAGCAGTTCACCAAGGCGGCCAAAGAGATCATCATTGCGGCCCGCGCCGGCGGGGGCGATCCGGACATGAACCCGCGGCTGCGGGCGGCCATCGCCGCGGCCAAGCAGGTGAACCTTCCCAAAGACAAGATCGACAACGCCATCAAGAAAGGCACCGGCGAGATCGAGGGCGAGAACTACGAAGAGGTCACCTACGAGGGCTACGGCCCCGGCGGCGTGGCCCTGCTCGTGGAGTGCGCCACGGACAACCGCAACCGCACTGTCTCCGAGGTGCGCCACGCTTTCACCAAACACGGTGGCAACCTCGGTGAGAACGGCAGCGTGAGCTGGATGTTCGACCGCAAGGGCGTGTTCACCTTTCCCAAGGACCGGTTCGGCGAAGTTCAACTCATGGAAGTCGGTCTGGAAGCCGGCGCCGAGGATGTTGTTGACGACGGCGACGCCTGGACCGTGCACAGCGCGCCTGAAGATTTCGAGACCCTGCGCGAGGCTTTCGAGGAAGCGGGGCTCATACCTGAGAATGCCGAGACGTCCATGGTTCCGCAGACCACCGTGGATGTGGACGCGGATAACAGCCGCAAGCTCATGAAGCTCATCGACATGCTGGACGAACTGGACGACGTGCAGAACGTGCACGGCAACTTCGACATCTCCGACGAAGTCATGGCCGAGATGGAAGGGTAG
- the ruvC gene encoding crossover junction endodeoxyribonuclease RuvC, translated as MAEVVVLGIDPGTRCTGYGVVREVSGQATLVAAGAIRPPSKAAMAVRLGEIFQGIALVIQKYGPHEVAMEEVFTHKNVSSALKLGQARGAAMAACAVHGLEVQGYNPMAVKKSIVGTGRADKHQVAYMVAQVLGSKARQECESWPADVTDALAMAVCHLNSRRLAKLVGAVDGMP; from the coding sequence ATGGCGGAAGTCGTTGTCCTGGGCATAGACCCCGGCACCAGGTGCACAGGCTACGGCGTGGTGCGCGAGGTCTCCGGCCAGGCCACGCTGGTGGCTGCCGGCGCCATACGCCCGCCTTCCAAAGCGGCCATGGCCGTGCGACTGGGCGAGATTTTCCAGGGCATAGCCCTCGTCATTCAGAAGTACGGGCCACACGAGGTGGCTATGGAAGAAGTCTTCACGCACAAGAACGTGTCCTCCGCGCTCAAGCTGGGGCAGGCGCGCGGCGCCGCCATGGCGGCCTGCGCGGTGCACGGGCTGGAGGTGCAGGGCTACAACCCCATGGCGGTGAAGAAGAGCATTGTGGGCACAGGCCGCGCGGACAAGCACCAGGTTGCCTACATGGTGGCCCAGGTGCTCGGCTCCAAGGCCCGGCAGGAATGCGAGTCCTGGCCTGCGGACGTGACTGACGCCCTGGCCATGGCCGTATGTCATCTGAACTCCCGGCGGCTGGCAAAGCTCGTCGGCGCGGTGGACGGCATGCCGTGA
- the ruvA gene encoding Holliday junction branch migration protein RuvA, with protein sequence MIAYLEGRLLDTSENSLVIVTEGGVGYELYAPVPLLSRLPARGEHLNMHVQTIVREDAIELYGFEDRESRKLFALLISISKLGPKTGLAILSMFSPDDLRRIVADEDVTALTRVPGIGKKTGQHIFLELKYKLKDTVGDLHPTGPVGSVLRDAVAGLVNLGYSEEEARSAVEESLAEDDELDVAEALRAALKRLAAKR encoded by the coding sequence ATGATAGCCTATCTGGAAGGACGACTTCTCGACACAAGCGAAAACTCCCTGGTCATCGTCACCGAGGGCGGGGTGGGGTACGAGCTGTACGCCCCGGTGCCGCTCCTTTCCCGTTTGCCCGCGCGGGGCGAACATCTCAACATGCACGTGCAGACCATCGTGCGCGAGGACGCCATCGAGCTGTACGGGTTCGAGGACCGGGAGTCGCGCAAGCTTTTCGCTCTGCTCATCTCCATCTCCAAGCTCGGCCCCAAGACCGGTCTCGCCATACTCTCCATGTTTTCGCCGGACGACCTGCGGCGCATTGTGGCGGATGAGGACGTGACGGCGCTCACTCGCGTGCCGGGCATCGGCAAGAAGACCGGACAACACATCTTTCTGGAGCTCAAGTACAAGCTCAAGGACACGGTGGGCGACCTGCACCCGACAGGCCCGGTCGGCAGCGTGCTGCGCGATGCGGTGGCGGGATTGGTAAACCTGGGGTATTCCGAGGAGGAAGCTCGCTCGGCCGTGGAGGAATCCCTGGCCGAGGATGACGAACTGGACGTGGCAGAGGCCCTGCGCGCCGCCCTGAAACGGCTGGCCGCCAAACGATAA